In Brassica napus cultivar Da-Ae chromosome C2, Da-Ae, whole genome shotgun sequence, the sequence CCATTACACTTCCTGCTCTCCATATCACCATTCCACCAGTTCGACGCTGCCCATCAAAAGTAAATCCAATCAGTTCccaacaaaacaatttttttttgcatcaacTTGTTACTACTTAACAGCCATGCTCAGCTCCATCTCCTATACAAAACTGCATTATTGTTACTAAGAAAGAGAACTACTAAGTTTCAGAACTAAGTTGAGATTAGGTAATGAGATTAGGTAATTATTGTTCAAGATCATTCAAGAACTAAGAGAGAACTAACTTGAATGATCATTACTAAGACCATTCTATTGCAGAACTAACTTGGGATTAAGTGGTTATTGTCCCTATATATTAGCTATCTAATTTCAAATTTCACACCTCAAATTCAACTAACGTCCTGCACGCAATAAAGAGATCTTTTTTCAACCAGGAATCAATTGAAACAGACCTCAACAATCTCATGAGCCGGTCTTCATATCACGAGCAAGCACCTCATGGAACTTAAGCCTCACAAGCTCCTCTTTCCTCCAAGTATCATGAATCTTCTCCATCACCGCCTGCGTGAGGCCAGCTTTAGGTATATTAATCCTCACCCTCAGATACATCCCGTCTCTCCTCAGCCTCCGTAGCCCAGAATCCTCAATCGTAAGCTCCGGCAACGACGGAGCTCTAGCTCTCCTCTTCTTCACCGCCGACAATCCTCCATCTCCTTCATTCCTCTCCGCCACCTGTTCTTCCTCGTTCTTCTCCTACGGCAACAACACATCATCGTCCTCCTCATAATCACTCTCTTCTCCCTCAGCGAGTATCACATCAGGCCTCACCCACTCTCTCTTCAGCAAATCGCCTAACCTCTCTTCTTCAGTCACCGGCTTCTTCACATCCTCCTCCTCGTTATCCTCCGCATCGTCCTCCTCGTCGTCGTCAGAAGCTGCTAATCCTAAGTTCCGTAGACGGAGAACGATCCTGTCAATCGAGCTCTGTCCTTTATCCTTCTCCAAATAGCGGCGTTTCGCCTCGGATTCCTTCTCCGATGACTGGAGATTACCTCGCTCGTTCGCTAGAGGAGGCGCGTGAGAGTAAGAAAGAAGGCAACTGGCTGACGTGAGGAGGGAATAAGTTTTAATGAAGATAAGAGGTGGAGTGCGAGATCTATATAGAATCTCAGATTGGGAAAGCTAAAAGGTTCCATTAATGAGATCAAATAGTGTATAGAAATGGTGAGAGGATTGATTGCAGGGGAGGGGATTGATTGCTAGTAAGCCAGATCGGCGATCGCACGAAACGAAGATGACGGAGAAGACGAAAAGAAAAGGGGTCGAGGATCGCCTTTGGTCAAACCGTGTCTGACGTGTCGTAGAGAAGCCACCTGATTGGCTGATTTAATTGTCCTACGTGGACAGCTTCTCTGATGCTCATATAAcccttttaatatagtatagattataaGAATCATAAATCATCCTAAGAACCTATATTGTTTGGTGTTCCTTGTGGAGAACCAAAAACCCAAGCCATCTTCATAGCTTTTGTCTACCATTCTTTGGATTGTGATGAGTCTATCCCGAACGTTTTTATCCACTTGCACCTAATAATGTTGTGGTTTTCCTTATGAATTCGTTAACAAATAATTATGATATCATAATCAGACAAACCTCACGATcatgaattaaaaaattattgtttataCTATGTTTCAAGATTTTAAAACTTCCACTTGCACTTAAGAATGTTGTTGTTTTCCTTATGAATTCGTTAACAAATAGTTGTGATATCACAATCaggtaaatattaattaataatggtCAATGGTATATGTCTTAGAGACTTAGATGTTACAAAACGTTAATGGTACGTATTAGATGTTAAAAACGTTAAATGGTATTTTCAAGGAAGATGTTGAgtcatattctaaaaatttaaagcaATGACTGCTTCTTTAAATAAACACTAGATCTTAACCCGCCCGACTGGGCGGGtctatatttttatgatatatatataaacatttgcAGATCTTAATTTAGTTGAACTAATTTGTATTATTAAAGTTTActattatttgatatataaatcaAACTTACTTGTTCATCCACGAGAACACATTCAAGAGATTCACCAGAGTTGTTGTTTATCTTACATGAGTGAAGACACTTCACATGTACTCGCCAAGTGTCTTTGAAGGGTTTGACTTGGTTAAGAAAAACCAAACTCTGCTTGTTCGACAAAACCAAACTACTTTACTTGTTAGacattttagtttctttttttctttgctacGGTGAGTATGAAGAATATGAGGGgaaggtttatatatatatagtgggtTATACGTAatctaaagaattttttttaaaatttaatagcaTGATTTTTGTAGAGTCAATCAAGCAAGATATATATTAGTTGCCTAAGTAACTAAATTTGTTAGCACAAAAAGAGAATATTTGGTTGTTATACTTAAAAGtggttttgataatttattatttgaaaattagaTAAAGAAGGTGTGAAATGAGGGAATCAAGTAATTAGGATTCTCGTTTAGATATGTTAGTTTGTAAGATCGATATATGTGGAGTTAATGTGTTggaattatgtttttgttaagtttagattttgtgtatatttttttttcaaatatatgcCTTATTTAACTTGGAAGTTACGTTCTGTTAAAATCTAGCTGTTTTTATTAATCCTATTTTAAGTTAAAATCTAAAGTATTAAATATATgccttattttgttttgttcacgtttttaaaaagcatgtcgaatttttaaattaaaatctaaagtATTAACTATATCTATGCATCCAAACAAAACAGTTTTTATTAATCTTACTATTCATATAACCAAACAACTCTcaaatgtacttcagttttaataatatagatacgtGATATACGAATATGTGACTTAGTATTATTCTAATAGTCATTTTCACGTAGAGATGTGTAATCACTAATCAGTCGTGTTGTCCATGTcggttaatattatattttctgcaAGCGGTTTGTCAGAACATTTGGAAGTTTCTTCAGATGATACTAACGCTTAAGAGAACAATGAATCGGCTTGTCAGAACATTTGGAAGTAATATAGTGAGCTCTTTCTGCGGACTGTTACTGTAATGTCAACGGATAATACCTTTATGATACTGCATCAAGAATATTGGAAGAAGATTAGGATTTGCAGAGACCAATGAATCGTGGAGTACAGTTGATTGATCACGAGCTGGTAGATTTTTgcattgtaagaagctttattgtTTTATCTACATTGGTCTGATTGAATATTATTTCTCCCCCCAAAATTCATTAGCTTTGTAGATAGAAGAAAGAGTAAAAACACACACGCAGAAGCATTTTGACTTCTTTACAATTTCAACACAGCTGATCCTATTACTGTTACAAGGCtaacaaaaaaagaactttCTATCTTCAAGATCATGGTTTCGCTGCTATCTATTTAGATACGAATCTCTTGCAACAGCTTCCATTGCCTAAAAACCTTTTGCTAAATATCTTAAAACATGTTGAAAATTGCTTCACGCGATCCAAGCCATGCCCCATGAACAATGCTATCTTTCAACTCGCTTTGCCCTGAAAATCCAACATTACAAGTTTCTGATTACACTGAAGATAACAAGTCAAGAAGTAGGAGAAGGATCAGTGTGTACTAAAGTACCTTCAACAGCAGACCAACACACAACTGAAGGGACACTGTTGGAGAATTTATTTTCAGACAGAAGTTGACCAGATTTGATACTCCAAATGCGAGTGTAACAGTCCTCTCCTCCTGATACCAACATACAAAGTCAAAACAGAAACTCAAATCATATCACTGAAGTCAAAGTTATGCTTTAGGAACAAAGTGCTCCTTTTTATTACCTGACATGAGGAATCTCTCTGATGGGTCGATGCCAAACTCAATGCGAGTATGAGAATTTACATGCCCTTCATATGTCTGTACAGCCACCCCTCTCTTAACCATGCGTTGATCATATAGCTTTATCTAAGAATAAGATAAAAGTCTGTCTCTTAAAGATAACAATCGAAATGATATGATAATATGCAGAATAGTAGCTCTACTCACCGTTCCATCCATTGAGCTTGCCATTAAGTACTGATCATAAGTTTTCAGTGTCTTCATGCTAGAGAAAGAAGTAACGAATTATACAGCCATGATGACAACAAAGAAATACCATATATGGTTTCAGTTGTTTACTAACCATGTAAGAGATGAAGGCATATATAACACATGAGATGGATTAATGTTTCCTTTAAGCTGCAAAAATAACAATTGTGAGGAAAGAAAGCATCACTAGAACGTTGTGGGCATCGTTAAATAATTTCAACTTTACCTTAAACCATTCTTTTTTTCTAGCAGTAGCTTGACTGGTCCCACTCGTTGATTGAGACCGTATCTGGTGTCTAGTGAGCCTGCTTGGTCTCTCACGTACATCAACCGACACAATAGCTCCATTCCTGAGCCCGCATTGAACAATGCTCCCCTTCTGTACATAATACACAAACACAcgtcagaagaagaagaagaaaggttcACACACAGCTTTAGCAAAAGTCAGTTACCGATTGGTGAAACTGAAGCGCCAAAACATCGCTCTCGCTTCTGAGAAAGTAAGAACCAGCTCCTGTCTCCAAATCAACCAAAGCAGCTCCAACATTGGTGCCAATAGCTGCAAGAGTCCCACTCACACTGCAATCAGATGTCCAAATAGTACACTCGGAAGAAACATTCCCTCGGAGGCTTCTCGGAGTGACAATGTAAGGTTCCTCAGCAAGGCTTAAGATGAAAACCGACCCTCGTCCAGATGATCCAAGTGTAGTgatcctgtttttttttctagtgtCAAGGTTTTTACAAATGGGAGAATCAATAGAGAAATTAAAAGACCATGACACGTTCAAAAGGATACAATGCTCGCTTTATGTGGTGGGAGTTGTCAGATGGATAAGAGCTTCCGATTAACTGAATAGAAGATATGCTGGAAGGGGCATGTAGATGAGAGTGTGCTGGTCTCCATATAAGCCTAGGTGCTtcccttttgttttctttgtaagGAAGAACAGAAACTGGATCACACTCGGTTCCACCATATAAAGCTGGAGTTTCAAACTCATCAAAGGGTGGTACTTGTCCAGCTTTGGACACTCTCAGTATGctgaaaagaaacaaacttcCTTATCATATAGGTtggattgaaaaataaaataataatctaagCAATTATCCGATAAATCTAATTGCATAAAAAGTCTTCCAACAAAACAACTACGGTGTGATtctaatagtaacaaaaacatatagatTACTATTAAATGCGGTGCGATTCTAATTAAAAAACTACGGTGCTATTCTAATAGAACAACTACGGTGTGATTCTAATAGTAACAAAACATATagataacaaaaacatataaaacacCTACGGTGATATTCTAATGACACATACATACCTCAAGCAACCTCCAGTACTGCCTGCTACTAGGATGTTCTTTCTGGTCAAGCCTTGAGATGTTTGTATATCAACCTGAAACTCTTTCAAAGCAGCATCACCTAAGTTTTCAGTGGAATCATATCTCCACACCTAAGCATCATCACCATTACACAACACATAGACGAAAAAAAACATGTTACACACCGGTCTTTTTTATGTAATCTTAATTAGAAAAAGAGAGTAGTGAACTACCAGAGGATTAGAGGCTTGTGTCTTTTCAATCTCCTCCTTGAAGTTAGACTTTTTCTTATTAACAAGAACACTGCCACTTAGCTCTCGGGAACAAAGTAGCTTCAAAGCTTTTAGTTTGTTTCTCTTCTGATAATTAGGTTCCTGATGACAATAAAAACTGACTTACACCAACAAACAAGCTAAAGAAGCTGCAAAGACTCGAGCTTTTACACAGTAACTTACCTTGAGAGGCTTTGGGTCAGGCTTTTGCTTCGTTCttgaagaagacgatgaagaagaagaaggttttgAGCCTGGGATTGGACCTCTAATGGCGAAATATTTCTTCTTTTCCTCGTCGAAATAAAACCCAGGAAGctctgaaataaaattaaagaaaaaaaacatattaattctcaggaacgtaatcggaaatagAAGAATTATTGAGGAGGAAGAGGTTTAGGGACCTGGTCTCATGTTGTTGTCTTCTAGGCGGCAACTCTGTTCTTCTCTGTGTTCTTAACAGACTCCATTAAACAGCTTTAGGTTTTGTTCAACAAGCTTAACCGGAAACGTGTTTTTACTcaattttggtttaaaatttgaatCGGACCGGTTATGATCCGGTTTACAATAGTAGAAACTAAATAACGCTCTTATCGTTTTCTTATCAATTTTTCAGGTGtatgaaaaaacttaaaataccaAGGTAGTATAATAAATAAGAATGGATGTATTGTATATATATCTTTGGTCACTAGCGACTCCTCCTCACCTGTTATTGAATTTTGAATGTGATAAAATGATAAGAAATCTATCAATCCAGTTTGGTTTTGGTACAAGTGACCTTTTGTTTGCTTTGGTTCAGATTTAACAAAGAAAACACATAAGAGCATTAGAATGGGCTGTAAGGCATACCTCATAACCACAAGACACTCTTCTTCTATCCCATTATACTTTGCAAAACAATTTCGAAAaggttcttttctttttcctgtATCTtcttgtttagtgttttgtttggtttggtttcttaTAGTTTTTAGGAATTGGTTTTAGGCAAAGGGAAAAACCGAAAATGGGAGGTGAAAACTGATGAACTAGTCCATAGTTTGAAGAAACTGTGCCAAACAAAACGACCTGGGTAACTTCATTCTCAAGTTGAAAACACTGTTGTCAACTGTTTGTCATACATTTCTTATATTAACATTTACATGTTACAAAGTGTGGATTTGCATAAACACTCTGAAGGAATTAGACACTGACGTGTTGTTGAACAAGCACAGAAGCAACAAGTGAGTTTTTAATGGCTGGATCAAATTATCCCTTTTTGTCTGTATCATCAAATCATATCATGGATTGAATgaaacaatactaaaagcaaAGAGGCTTTTCCTTTTCATAGATTACTGAAACAACAATGTATCTGACAAAAGAATTATCAACAATTTTTCCCTATCTTCCATCTTTTTTAAACCCATTAATGATTCCGACCTTCTGTTAATCAACACAACACATTGTAATGTAAGCAACACTTCTTGGTGTTTTACTGACCTTTTCTTTTCTCCACCGGAGAGTTTCAACTTCTTGGTTCAAAACTACTGAACAACCCAATGCTTATAAGCAATCCGGTGAAGCTGATCATACCCCGCAAGCACTCCAGCTCCCGCTACTCCAAGAAGCATGTTCGCAGTAACTCCTCTATACAGCGCATAGAACCCTTCCGTTTTCATTATCTCCCTCAACGCATGAACAGCGTTCCTGTACTTCACAGGTTGCCCTGACGTAAGCATCATCCTCCTCCTTAGCGTATCAAAAGGGTACGCAATGACCCCTGCAGAGGTAGTAATGCTCCAACCCAACAAAAAGCTAGCCAAAAAGTTTCCCTGTCAAAATCACCATTCCCTCCCTCTTAGATTAAGCAAAACTACAAAGGCACAGAAACATGATACTAGACCGGTCCTGGGCCAAAGCCTGACGAAACATTCGACTTCATGCccccaaattttttgaaaaactttaTATGCAAATAGGCTTCCGAATCtgtaaaagaaaaatttctaGGCTCCCAAACTACTTAAATCTTTACTAAATGGTCTACGGATCCCAAAATCTCAGGACCGGTCCTGAACAAAACCGGATAAAACATTCGCCTCAGAActccaaaattattaatttttaggtctctaaactattaaaatctttattaaatCGTCTATAGCCCACAAAATCTCAGGACCGGCTCTGTCTCCATTACCTCCAAGGAACCAACAAGCACAATGGGTTTGATGGTATCATACATCCCAAAATACATCGCCCGGTAAAGAGTGATTCCCACTATCGAAACCCCAAAGCCACGGTAAAGCCCTCTAACACCGTCGCTCGACAAAGTCTTACGGTACACATCAACCATCCCTCTAAACTGTCTCTTCCCATTCACCGAGCTCTCCTTCGCATCAGTTCCCAAACGAGTCCTCGCGTAGTCCAAATGGTATAAAAACAACGAAGTCGTGGCACCAGCAGCGCTTCCAGAAGCTACATTGCCTGCGAACCACTTGAAGTAACCGTCTCTCTCCTTGGAGTATCCGAGGAGGGTCTTGAAGTAACCTTTAAACGCAAAGTTGGAagcctaattaaaaaaaagaaacaagggTGAAAGTGTGTAAAGATAAAAGCTTTTATTTGATTGGTTACCTGTGTAGGGAAGTAGCGGATGACGTTGGCTTGGTTTCCTCTCCAGAAGGAGAGAGCACCTTCTTCTTTGAAGATTCTGAGGAAGCAGTTGGAGAGGGTGGAGTAAGGGGTGGTGAGGTGTCCTGTTTTGATCATTTCTCCTTGGTTTTGGAGTAAAAGCTTTACTCTTTCGATGGGGGCGGCTGCGGATTTGGCGACGATGGCTGCTGCGCCTCCCATGGCGAAGTCCGTTGAGAATTTCTCGGGGTTTTTGGTCGAAGTCATCCTTTTGGAGAAAGAGATGATTTTGAAAGACCTGGAGATTGGTAATGTGATCTTCGCCGCCGCCGGAGAGGGAAGAACACGGCGGCGAAAGATCGTTTGGAGGAGAAAGAGAAGCGTGCGACGTCGTCTTTTGGATCCTTTTAGAATCGAATCCACTAAAATTAGAAAAGAGAGATAATCATCAAATCTGTGAATCAGGAATGTCTGGTTCGATCAAACCGGAACCTATGAATTTATGGTTTATAGAAAACCGGCATGGTGACTGACTGATCTGTGTTGCCTATACCATAAAGGTTTTAGTTGCAGACATTGAAGCCAATCTCGTGCCCTACCACTCCTTATTGGAACCAAGACAGGCCGTTTCTCACCGTGTGGATTTTATTTGTTCTCTAATTCTGTGGAAGAGAAAGCGAATCATGACAATGGAGTAACAAGTAACtgtttaaatttagtttaagaCTGATTATAAGCAGTTACCAGTTGCTGGTAGAAACTTTTTAACTGATTATAAGCAGTTACCAGTCTTGAGCATATTCTCTCAGACTGAGCCATACTTGACTCTTCTATCACAGTGGATCCTTGGTGGTTCAAAAGAATGAGAGTGAGACTTTTGCTAAACAAACTCAGGCAAATCAATTCTTTTCTTAATGGTACCAAATGATATTCAGCTTGAAGGTGTTATGAGATATGAGTTTGTTCAGTCTCTTGTTGTATGTGTTTCCACAgtttaaaagaagaagaaaagtctCAGGCTATCTATATTAAAGCTTGCATTCAAGTTTTGTGTGGTTTCAGAGCaactaaagtttaataattCAAATCCAAAAAGACAAGTGAAAACTCTCTGGACCATAGTACATAgaagtttcagaatttttttttttttttttttttgcttcagcAGTTGATGCCACACATGGAAGTGTCAGGTCCTTTAGTCTTCATCACAAAAGGATCAATCCTCACCCAAAGCAAAGAGAAGATAGAAGCCAACAAAATCGACCATATCACCACAATCGTCGGCGTTCTGTTCTGCCTCCCCATCAAACCTTTCAGGAACGGGTAGAGATGAACAATGACCCAAAATGAGAAGAAGAGTTTACCAAACAGAGGTCCCCAAGACTGATACCCATTGTTGATAGCATCCGAGATGCCTGCAACAACCCCCACAATGTTTATGATCAAGACCGTTGTCGGAGGGATAAGCAGAGTTGTCCATTTGAAAGCGTAAAGCTCTCCGAAGTCGTCGTCATCCGTTGCCTTTGACGTGACTGTGAAGTTTGTGTCAATGCCTGCTAAGATCTTGAGGAGCCCTTGGACAACCGCAAAGAGATGAGCTGAGATTCCTCCAATGACCCAGAACTGCTCGTTTCTCCACCATTCCTCAATGCTCACTCCACTCCATCTCAGCTCCAAGATCCCCGTTGCAATGATGGAACCAAACAATGCAATGAAGAAGAGACTAGCAAATGTGCTTATCTGAAGAAAAACAGTTAGTTAGCAAAGTGACAGCAGCTTTCTAAAACGTTTTTATCAAATACTTCCTCCGTTTCAAATTAGATGTGGTTCTAGCTAGATTTGTTCATGCTAATTAAGAAAAGAGTTAAATGTTTAGCTTTGCCATTATTTACtaaaacaacacttattttataaaaaaattgttctaCAACgatacttaatatgaaacagatggagtagtATACCAACCGGTGGCATGATGAACTTGTCGGTAAGGAGACAGATAGCTGGAAGAATACAGTAGGCAAGGAGTGGAATAGATGTGAAGGGGTAGATAGTTGTGTTGGCGTAAGCAAAACGCTCAAGCCATTTGAGTTTGCCTCC encodes:
- the LOC106349381 gene encoding DDB1- and CUL4-associated factor 4, with the translated sequence MRPELPGFYFDEEKKKYFAIRGPIPGSKPSSSSSSSSRTKQKPDPKPLKEPNYQKRNKLKALKLLCSRELSGSVLVNKKKSNFKEEIEKTQASNPLVWRYDSTENLGDAALKEFQVDIQTSQGLTRKNILVAGSTGGCLSILRVSKAGQVPPFDEFETPALYGGTECDPVSVLPYKENKREAPRLIWRPAHSHLHAPSSISSIQLIGSSYPSDNSHHIKRALITTLGSSGRGSVFILSLAEEPYIVTPRSLRGNVSSECTIWTSDCSVSGTLAAIGTNVGAALVDLETGAGSYFLRSESDVLALQFHQSKGSIVQCGLRNGAIVSVDVRERPSRLTRHQIRSQSTSGTSQATARKKEWFKLKGNINPSHVLYMPSSLTCMKTLKTYDQYLMASSMDGTIKLYDQRMVKRGVAVQTYEGHVNSHTRIEFGIDPSERFLMSGGEDCYTRIWSIKSGQLLSENKFSNSVPSVVCWSAVEGQSELKDSIVHGAWLGSREAIFNMF
- the LOC106354416 gene encoding ADP,ATP carrier protein ER-ANT1 produces the protein MTSTKNPEKFSTDFAMGGAAAIVAKSAAAPIERVKLLLQNQGEMIKTGHLTTPYSTLSNCFLRIFKEEGALSFWRGNQANVIRYFPTQASNFAFKGYFKTLLGYSKERDGYFKWFAGNVASGSAAGATTSLFLYHLDYARTRLGTDAKESSVNGKRQFRGMVDVYRKTLSSDGVRGLYRGFGVSIVGITLYRAMYFGMYDTIKPIVLVGSLEGNFLASFLLGWSITTSAGVIAYPFDTLRRRMMLTSGQPVKYRNAVHALREIMKTEGFYALYRGVTANMLLGVAGAGVLAGYDQLHRIAYKHWVVQ